The segment TGGACTTGATGACGGTGTGCGTGGAAGCGGGCCTGGCCATGGATGCCGCGCTGGCCAGGGTGGCGGCCGAGATCGCCCTGAAAAGCGCCGTGCTGGCCGAGGAATTGCATCTGGTGATGCTGGAACTGCGCGCCGGCAACACCAAGGAGCGGGCGCTGCGCAACCTGGCCCTGCGCACGGGCGTCGAGGATGTCGACGCACTGGTGGCCATGCTGATCCAGGCCGAGCGCTTCGGCACCAGCATCGCCGCCTCGCTGCGGGTGCAGTCGGACCAGCTGCGCACCAAGCGCCGCCAGATGGCCGAGGAAGAAGCGGCGAAGATCGCCCTCAAGCTGCTGTTCCCGCTGATCTTTTTCATCTTTCCTTCGCTGCTGGTCGTCCTGATGGGACCAGCGTTCCTGCAAATCTACCGCGTGCTCCTGCCCAGCATGGGCAGCGGCAGCTGACCGGAGAACCGCCATGTCACAGCACACCACCCTGATGCTCATGCTCGCCTGCGCCGGCCTGCTGCCCGCCTGCGGCCACCTGCCCGGCCCCGCCAGCCAGGGCAACCATGCCGCGCCACCGCAGGCGCGCATCGATGACAGCCCCGCCACCCGCAGCGCCGCTTTCTGCAAGCTGGGCAAGCGCATGCAGGAACTGGGCGACCCGCGCGCGGCAATGGAGGCGTACCGCGAAGCGCTGCTATTGACGCCCGATTCGGCCGATGCCCGCAATGGCGCCGCCGTGCTGCACGCGCAACTGGGCCAGCTGGAAACGGCGCGCGGCATGCTGCAGGCGCTGGCGCAAGAGGCCCCGGCGGCCAGGACCTACAACAACCTCGGCTACGTGCTGTACCTGCAGGGCGATTACGCGCAGGCGGCCAGCGTGTTGCGCCAGTCGCTGCAGCTCGACAACGGCCAGCAGCCGGCGCGCGCCAACCTGGATCTCGCCATTGCGGCGCTGGCGCGCAGCGTAGGAACAGCCGATGCGGTCGACACCGCCGCAGAGGCCATCGCGCCCGACCTGGCGCCGGCACCTGCGCCAGCGGCGCCCGCCAGTCGCTTGCAGCTGACGCAGTTACAGCCGAATATCTTCACGCTGAGCTGGCGCGACGCGCCCGTGGCCGCGCGCACAGCCTTGCCGGCCCCGGCAAAACCGGTGGCGCCGGTGGCAACCCTGCCACGGCTGGAAGTCATCAACGGCAATGGCGCAACGGGGATGGCGGCGCGCATGCGCGGCATGCTGGGCGGCATGGGCATCAGCGTCCTGCGGCTGGGCAACCAGCGGCCATACGTGGTCCGGGCCAGCAGCATCGTCTACCGCCCCGGCCACGCCGAGGCGGCGGCCACACTGGCCCTGGCGCTGGGCGGCATGCCGCAAGTACAGGCATCGGACGACAGCGGCGTCGGCGCGGGCGCCGACCTGCGTATCTTGCTGGGCAAGGATGCGGTAGCCAGCCTGGCGGCGTCAGCGCGGCAGCAGTTGACGGTCGCCGGGATTGAGTAGAAAACCCTGCAGGATGTCCTGCAGCTGCGGCAGCTGCGCCACATAGGCGGGAATGCCCAGCTGGCGCGCGCCGAAGTAGTGGGCGATGATGTCGCCCTGCTGTTCCATGTTGAAGTCGGACAGGACGCCGCCCGCCTGCGCATCGTAGCGGTAGGCGCGTTGCCCGATGTAGCCGCCGCGCAGCGCCAGCAGCACGCCGTGCAGCAGCACGCTGTAGCCGAGCTGGTACTGCCACACGTGCACCATTTCGTGGATGAAGAACAGCTTGCCGCCATTGCCTTCGCGGGAAAAATCGTCGCGGTACTGGGCCGGCATGAAGTGCAGGCTGCCGCGCGGCGTCATGGCCGTGTTCTGGTCCTGCAAGCCGAACGGAAGAAAGGAGCCGCGCACGACGCGCACGCGCGCGTAGTCGATGGCGCCCTGGAAGACGCTGCGGGCCATGGCGGTTTCGCCGATGGTGAGGGGGCGGCGCAAGACTCGCATAAAGAATAGGGAAGAAAGCGCGGCAAGCGGGAAGCCTGCCGCGCGGGTACCGCTTAAACCGAACGCAGGCCGCTGGCAGCTTTCGCGATTTCAGTGATGCGGTCCCAGTTGCCGGCCGCGATCGCGTCTTTCGGCGTCAGCCACGAGCCGCCCACGCAGGCGACGTTTTTCAGCGCCAGGAACTGCGACGCCGTCTCTTGCGAGATGCCGCCCGTCGGGCAGAACGTCACGTCCGGCAGCGGGCCGTAGATCGCGTTAAGCATGCCGATGCCGCCCGCCGGCACGGCCGGGAACAGTTTCAGCTGCTGGAAGCCGTTTTCACGCGCCGCCATCACTTCGCCTGGCGTCATCACGCCTGGCAACAATGGCAGGCCGCTGCTTTTCGCCGCCGCCACCAGGGCGGACGTCAACCCTGGCGACACGCCGAAGACGGCGCCCGCATCGCGCGCCTGCGCGAATTCCTCGGGACGCGTCAGGGTGCCGACGCCGACGATGGCGCCCGGTACTTCCGACATGGCGCGGATCGCTTCCAGGCCGTGCTTGGTGCGCAAGGTTACTTCCAGCACGCGGATGCCGCCCGCCACCAGCGCGCGCGCCAGCGGTACGGCGTGTTCAGGATCGTCGATCGCAATCACGGGGATCACGCTCGAGGTGCGCATAATTTCCAGTAGTGTCATGGTCATCTCTTATTTCCTAGCCAAAAAGTCTTCATCGGAACCCGGTACGGTGTCACCGACATTGTCGGCGTCGTGCAAGGCGACGGTGGTGGGAATCGGCGACGGCAGGCCGAAGGTGGTGGCACCTTCTTCCGCCGCGCTGACGGTGGAACGGAACATGGAAAACAGCTCGCGGCCCATGCCGACGTGGTTCGGCGACAAGTCGGTCGTGACCAGCGAACGGGCATGCCAGACGTCGGCAGGCACCAGCGCCTCGAGCACGCCGGTAAACGCGTCGAGACGGATGATGTCGCCGTCGCGCACGAGACCCAGCGGGCCGCCGGCGAGGATTTCAGGCGATACGTGGATGGCGGCCGGCACCTTGCCCGACGCGCCCGACATGCGGCCATCGGTAACGAGCGCCACGTGGCGGCCCGCATCCTGCAGGTTGGCCAGCGCCGGCGTCAGCGCATGCAGTTCCGGCATGCCATTGGCGCGCGGGCCCTGGAAGCGCAGCACGGCCACGAAGTCGCGGTCCAGCGTACCGGCCTTGTAGGCGGCCATGAATTCTTCCTGCGAATTGAACACCAGGGCTGGCGCTTCGACCGTGCGGTGCTGCGGCTTGACGGCCGAGACCTTCATCACGGCGCGGCCCAGGTTACCGGCGACCAGGACCATGCCGCCGTCCGGCGCGAACGGGTTCGAGGCGGGGCGCAGCACATTCTCGTCGGCGCTGGCGGCCGGTGCATCTTTCCAGAAGACCTTGCCGTCTTCGCCGAGGAACGGTTCCATGCAGTGCGCGCGCAAGCCGTGGCCGAGGATGGTGTTGACGTCTTCGTGCAGCAAGCCCGCGTCCAGCAATTCGCGGATCAGATAACCGGTGCCGCCGGCCGCGTGGAAATGGTTCACGTCGGCGTCGCCGTTCGGGTAGATGCGCGTGAGCATGGGCACGATGGCCGACAGTTCATTGAAATCGTTCCAGTCGATGACGATGCCGGCCGCCTTGGCGATG is part of the Janthinobacterium sp. 67 genome and harbors:
- a CDS encoding bifunctional 4-hydroxy-2-oxoglutarate aldolase/2-dehydro-3-deoxy-phosphogluconate aldolase — protein: MTMTLLEIMRTSSVIPVIAIDDPEHAVPLARALVAGGIRVLEVTLRTKHGLEAIRAMSEVPGAIVGVGTLTRPEEFAQARDAGAVFGVSPGLTSALVAAAKSSGLPLLPGVMTPGEVMAARENGFQQLKLFPAVPAGGIGMLNAIYGPLPDVTFCPTGGISQETASQFLALKNVACVGGSWLTPKDAIAAGNWDRITEIAKAASGLRSV
- a CDS encoding LytR C-terminal domain-containing protein, coding for MSQHTTLMLMLACAGLLPACGHLPGPASQGNHAAPPQARIDDSPATRSAAFCKLGKRMQELGDPRAAMEAYREALLLTPDSADARNGAAVLHAQLGQLETARGMLQALAQEAPAARTYNNLGYVLYLQGDYAQAASVLRQSLQLDNGQQPARANLDLAIAALARSVGTADAVDTAAEAIAPDLAPAPAPAAPASRLQLTQLQPNIFTLSWRDAPVAARTALPAPAKPVAPVATLPRLEVINGNGATGMAARMRGMLGGMGISVLRLGNQRPYVVRASSIVYRPGHAEAAATLALALGGMPQVQASDDSGVGAGADLRILLGKDAVASLAASARQQLTVAGIE
- the edd gene encoding phosphogluconate dehydratase translates to MALHPVVESVTARIIARSRPSRGAYLAHLDAARIQGVQRGALSCTNLAHGFAAFPANDKLSLKEYKKPSVAIVSSYNDMLSAHQPFEGFPQIIKQAVREVGAVAQFAGGVPAMCDGVTQGQPGMELSLFSRDTIAMSTAVALSHNMFDAALYLGVCDKIVPGLLIGALHFGHLPAVFVPAGPMTSGLSNQEKAKVRQLYAQGKATREDLLEGESKAYHGAGTCTFYGTANSNQMLMEVMGLHLPGAAFITPNTPLRDALTKAAAQRAAVITAQSGSYLPVGHIVDEKCIVNAVVGLLATGGSTNHTLHLVAIAKAAGIVIDWNDFNELSAIVPMLTRIYPNGDADVNHFHAAGGTGYLIRELLDAGLLHEDVNTILGHGLRAHCMEPFLGEDGKVFWKDAPAASADENVLRPASNPFAPDGGMVLVAGNLGRAVMKVSAVKPQHRTVEAPALVFNSQEEFMAAYKAGTLDRDFVAVLRFQGPRANGMPELHALTPALANLQDAGRHVALVTDGRMSGASGKVPAAIHVSPEILAGGPLGLVRDGDIIRLDAFTGVLEALVPADVWHARSLVTTDLSPNHVGMGRELFSMFRSTVSAAEEGATTFGLPSPIPTTVALHDADNVGDTVPGSDEDFLARK
- a CDS encoding type IV secretion protein Rhs, which produces MRRPLTIGETAMARSVFQGAIDYARVRVVRGSFLPFGLQDQNTAMTPRGSLHFMPAQYRDDFSREGNGGKLFFIHEMVHVWQYQLGYSVLLHGVLLALRGGYIGQRAYRYDAQAGGVLSDFNMEQQGDIIAHYFGARQLGIPAYVAQLPQLQDILQGFLLNPGDRQLLPR